One region of Gopherus evgoodei ecotype Sinaloan lineage chromosome 23, rGopEvg1_v1.p, whole genome shotgun sequence genomic DNA includes:
- the LOC115638877 gene encoding gastrin/cholecystokinin-like peptide, translated as MKGELGLCLLLVGLATSCLSRPDARQLGRAPGPEERRSSGTDPGPGPVRRDLLGALSQDQKLLMAKFLPHIYAELANREGHWHEDDALRSPHDHDYPGWMDFGRRSLPESDEAA; from the exons ATGAAGGGGGAGCTGGGCCTGTGCCTGCTGCTCGTCGGCCTTGCAACCTCCTGCCTCTCCAGGCCAGATGCCCGCCAGCTGGGCAGAGCGCCGGGCCCCGAGGAGCGCAGGAGCAGCGGGACTgaccctggccctggccctgtccGGAGAGACTTGCTCGGGGCCCTGTCTCAGGACCAGAAGCTCCTCATGGCCAAATTCCTGCCCCACATCTACGCAG agctggcaaACCGGGAGGGCCACTGGCACGAGGACGATGCCCTGCGCTCCCCGCACGACCACGACTATCCCGGCTGGATGGATTTCGGGCGCAGGAGCCTGCCCGAGTCAGACGAGGCCGCCTAG
- the EIF1 gene encoding eukaryotic translation initiation factor 1: MSAIQNLHSFDPFADASKGDELLPGGAEDYIHIRIQQRNGRKTLTTVQGIADDYDKKKLVKAFKKKFACNGTVIEHPEYGEVIQLQGDQRKNICQFLIEIGLAKDDQLKVHGF, from the exons ATGTCCGCTATCCAGAACCTCCACTCCTTCG ACCCCTTCGCGGATGCCAGTAAGGGTGATGAGCTGCTGCCCGGCGGCGCGGAGGACTACATCCACATAAGGATCCAGCAGCGCAACGGCCGCAAGACCCTCACCACGGTCCAGGGCATCGCGGATGACTACGACAAAAAGAAACTGGTGAAGGCCTTCAAGAAG AAATTTGCTTGCAATGGTACTGTGATTGAACACCCAGAATATGGAGAAGTGATTCAGCTGCAAGGTGACCAGCGCAAGAACATATGCCAGTTCCTCATTGAG ATTGGTCTGGCTAAAGACGACCAGCTGAAGGTCCATGGGTTTTAA